The genome window TTGATTTCACATCTCCCGTTATGCTTTTCTGCACCAGGCTTAATTCGGCGACAGCTTTTTCATCGCTGCCTTGATGAACCAGACAACCATATAGTACAGGACTCATATATTGAGCGCTGTCAGAGCCCAATACAAGCGACGCTGATATTCCTTCCTGCAATTTATCCGAATATTCCAGCCAGTTTTTTAGAGCGCCTGTATCTGCAACCAAACGAGACAATGCGACCTTGGTTCCTGGCACAACGCTTAAATACACCTCGGAAACGATGCCAAATCTTGGCGCGGCGCCACGTACCGCATTCCAGAGTTCTTTCTGGATGCAGTGGGCGTCAAGAAGAAAATTATCGCCACGAGCAGTAATAAAGTTTACCTGGGAAATATAATCGCAGGTCAGTCCTTCGCTACGTGATAAATAACCTATGCCGCCTCGCATAATTAGCCCTAAACCTGGTAACGGCGATACGCCAACAGGGATGTGATAACCGTAAGTATTTAAATGAGCCAGTATGTCGCCTGCTTTTGATCCGCCTTGTACTTTTACAAAAACACCTCCGTTAATTTTTACAACAGCTACTTTATTGTAATGAACATTAAGAGCAAGACAAAGCATATCTGTTTGCACGGATAACGAACTAAGTCCCTCGCCGCAAACAGTAAACCTCAGGGTATTTTCGGCAGCAATTTTGATAAACTGCATTATATCTTCATGTTTTTTTGGGCATACTATTGCACTGGGTTTATTATGAGCGGCTTCCGCTGAAAACAAGCTTTTCAGAAATAAGCTATAATTTTCATCTCCAGGAAAATAAACGTCCACATTCTTCAATAAAGACTTCATATTATTAGTGAAGTTGCCGGTGGATTTGTTGCTGTTATCCGATGGTTTGGTTTCGGCTATTATGCCGTCAGGCATGTAAAAAGCAGCGCTTGCCGCAACGCCTGCGGCGAGGAAGCCGCGACGGGTCGTCAGGCTAAGTTCATTTATATGAGAATTCAACAATGAATCCGGCTTTCCTTTTTTGGTATTTTTTTCTGAGCTCATACCAAAACAAGACTCCGGATGAATATGGTACAGACGTCACGATCAACAGAAGTCTCACGTTCATTAGCAGAATGGCCCCCCCCCAACCGATACGGTTTACAGGGCGGGGATGAAGTAAAATCGGCCAATCAACTTTTTGAGAAGTTATTGATAAGCAGCCCTGACGTTACCGAGGATTCCTTATTCGGTTGTATGGAGCAGGAAGAGCGGGCACCGAGGTTGCATCCCTTGCCCCGAATGCGGCTACGGTTTAACCTTCGATCCATTGGTAAAAATGCCATGCGCCTTGCTGCCGCGGGTGATCTACAAGATACGCGACGAATGGCAGTTTGTTGAACAAACAGATACCCTGTACCAAGTGCGTCTACCTCGCCAACGTCAAATAATATCCTCTTGTTTCGTCACACTGCTCGACTCAGGGCTGGGAGGCGAGCTAACGACATTTTCCACGCAACTGAGTCCTGAATACTTGCCACTTATTCGTTCATATTTAAAGAATAATATTATTCGAGAGGCATTGGCTCGTGGATCGTTGCCTCTCTCGTCCCGGCCGGATGCCCCGTAAATGTGTTCCGGCTTAACGACGGCAGGCGATACTTAACAAGGATTCGCCAAGCGAATCTTTTACCACGGTACGCCAGATAGGATCTCTGTAGGTATTCGACCAGACGATTTTTCCACCGGCCATGCGTCCGGCATATTGCGTAATGGACTCAATACTGGATTTGTCCGCATCGCAGTCATAAACGCGCAATATTTTTTCGGAGATGAATTTGTCGTTGTCCTGACTTTGTATTTCAAAATAATCAACCAGCTCCCATACCCTGGAAATATTGTCGTTTTTTTCGATAGTGGCCGGGTCCAGATAATAAGTATACCCGTCATCACTGACATTGCTCATAACATACCATTCGGCATCGGCAACGCTGGTGAAAAACATCATCAAGGCCGCAGCAAAATATCTCATCATTCCTCCTCCCCATTGCAATAATTTTTCGCATTATTTATTTAAAAGCGCGCCTGAGCTTAATCATCAGCGTTCATCTATCGGTAAATACTGCTGTTCCCGGCTACCGGTGTATATCTGTCTGGGCCGGGCTATTTTCATTCCCGGATCTTCAACCAGTTCTTTCCAGTGCGCGATCCACCCCGGTAAACGCCCCAGAGCAAACATGACGGTAAACATGTTGGTCGGTATCTTCAGCGCGCGATAGATAATTCCGGAATAGAAATCGACATTGGGATATAACTGGCGTTCTATGAAATAGTCATCGGTTAACGCGGCTTCTTCGAGTTCCTTGGCTATTTCAAGAATCGGATTATCGATGCCGAGATGATTCAGTACCTGATCACAATATTTCTTGATGATAGCCGCACGCGGATCGTATTTTTTATAAACCCGATGTCCGAATCCCATTAGTTTGAAATGGTTTCCTTTATCCTTCGCCATGTCGACATAGCGTTTGGTGCCGCTGCCGGAAGCATGTATCGACTCCAGCATTTCAATAACAGCTTGGTTGGCTCCGCCATGCAATGGCCCCCATAATGCGCAAATACCGGCGGATAATGCCGCAAAAAGGTTGGCTTTGGAAGAACCGACCATACGCACCGTAGAGGTCGAGCAATTCTGCTCATGGTCGGCATGCAGAATAAACAGCACATCAAGCGCCTTGCGTATCACTTCATCCGGCTCGAAAGGACGCATCGGCGTCGTAAACATCATATGCATGAAGTTGGAAAGATAATCCAGCTCGGGACGCGTGTAAACGAATGCTTCGCCCACCGACCGCTTATAGGCAAAGGCGGCCAAAACACGCACCTTGGACAACAGGTGCGTAATGGTTTGATCACGATCCTCGTCGCTTTGTTCGGGTTGCAGCAATTCAGGATGGTAAACCGACAAGGAGCACACCATCGCCGAAAGAATCGCCATGGGATGAGCATGTCCGGGATAGGACGTGAAAAAACTTTTCATGTCCTCATGAATCAATGAATGGTGATGTACTTTTTCCTTGAAACGCGTATATTCTTCCTCACCGGGCAAATGTCCGTAAATCAACAGATAAGACACTTCCATGAAAGTCGATTTTTCGCACAGCTCCGCGATATCTATTCCCCGATAGCGAAGAGTACCCAGTTCTCCATCTATAAAGCTGATCGCGGACTGACATGCGCCGGTATTTGCGAATGCAGGGTCCAATGTGATGTAGCCTGATTGTGCGCGTAATCGTCCCACATCCAGCGCCTTTTCACCCTCAGTGCCCTCAATAAGGGGTAGCTCATAGATGTGACCGTCAATATCAAGTTTGGCAGTTTTGTTCATGATGATGTCTCTGAAGGCGGTGTTACATATTATTAGTAGTATTTATAAAGATTATAACTTAAGACTGCCTTCTTGGTGTGCGCCATGCCTGACCTCTGATACACGCTCAGTCAACTTCCTGTTTCCCGAATCAAGCGGCAACAAAACCACTATTCCACACAAAATATGAATCATCAGACCACTGTACATCAAGATAAGGTTGCGCAGATTGCCGCTCGTATCGAGAGACTCCCTGTTTCAGGATTTCACCGGCGCTTCATAACCCTGGTATCACTGGGCGGCTGGTTCGATTTTTATGACATATTCATGATGGCCTATCTGGGCGCGGCGCTCAAAAATTCGGGTTTTCTAAACATACAGCAGTTCAGCCTGATGATTTCATCGGGGTTTCTGGGCATGTTCGCGGGTAGCGTATTGTTCGGCATAGGCAGCGACCGTTTTGGGCGGCGCACATCATTCATGTTCATGTTGCTGATTTATTCAGTATTTACGCTACTCGGCGCGTTTTCCCACAATGCCTGGGAGCTGATTGCGTTGCGCTTCCTGGCGGGCCTGGGTATCGGCGCCGAACTGGTGGTGATCGACAGCTACGTTACGGAAATAATACCCGGCAGACTGCGTGGCCGTTACGTCGCCATTACCCAGGTTGTAGGTTTCACTGCGATACCGGTAGTCGCCGGGCTATCCAGCCTACTGATTCCAACCAACTGGTTGCTGGACGGTTGGCGCTGGGTCATGGTTACAGGCAGTGCGGGCGCGGTGCTGGTCTGGTATTTACGGCGTAATTTGCCGGAATCGCCGCGCTGGTGCGCGTCGACAGGCCGTTATGAACAGGCTGAACGCATCATGCGACAGATAGAGCAGGATGTTGAACGTGAAATGGATTCTCCCCTGCCCTCGCCATCGGCGACGCAAATTTCGACCCGGCAATCCGCGACTCCTGTTCAGGCGAGCATAAAAACGCTATGGTCACGGCCTTATCGAAAACGCACGCTGGTACTGACCGTATTCCATTGTTTACAGACTGTCGGTATCTACGGCTTTGCCAACTGGGCGCCGATGTTCATGTTGACGCAAGGTCACAGCCTTGAACAGTCGCTCGATTACGGTTTCTGGATTGCATTGGTCAGCCCGCTGGGACCGATACTCTGTGTGCTGACAACGGAACGCATTGAACGCAAATACGCCCTGGTCATACTGCCGCTGCTGATGGCTCTCAGCGGCATCACCTTTCCCTATGCGCAAAGCGGACTGCAGATTATTTTAACGGGGGCTGCGATAACCTTTTTCTCATACTGGTTCTCGGCTGTGCTGCATGCTTATCAAGCCGAAGTGTTTCCTACGCCGATACGCGCCACCGGCGTCGGCTTTACCTACAGCATCAGCCGTTTGAGCGTCATTGCGTCAACTTCGATCATTACCGTGCTGTTGCAGTACGGCATCATGTTCGTATTCGCTTTCATAGCGGCATGCATGATGCTGATTGCGCTGCTGATCGGTCTGTTCGGCGAGCGCACCAATGCGAGGCTGCTGGAAGCAGTATCGAATTGAGGGTATCCCGCCCCTCAGGCGCGCACCTGCCCATCGCCGAGCACAATGAACTTTTGCGTGGTCAATCCTTCCAGACCGACAGGCCCGCGCGCGTGCAGTTTGTCGGTACTGATGCCTATTTCCGCTCCAAGGCCGTATTCGAAACCGTCGGCGAACCGCGTTGAGGCATTGACCATGACCGAAGATGAATCGACCTCGCGCAAAAAGCGTCGCGCGCGGCTGTAATCCTCGGTGACGATGGCGTCGGTATGATGCGAACCGTATAGCTGAATATGCGCCATGGCCTCCTCAATATCGTTCACGATGCGTATCGCCAGTATCGGCGCCAGATATTCGGTAGCCCAATCCTCTTCCGTCGCGGCCATGCAACCGGAAAGCAGCGAGCGCGTCTGTTCGCAGCCGCGCAACTCCACGCCTTTGGCACGCAGTTGCTCCGCCAGCGGCGGCAAAACGGCTGCGGCGATGCCTTCTGCGATCAGCAGCGTTTCCATCGCGTTGCATACGCCGTAACGCTGGGTCTTGGCATTCAAGGCGATGGACAGGGCTTTATCGATATCCGCCTTGTCGTCGATGTAGACATGGCAGATGCCGTCCAGGTGTTTGATCACCGGAATGCGCGACTCCGCCATGATGCGCTCGATCAGGCTTTTGCCGCCGCGCGGTACGATTACGTCGATATACTTATCCAGGCGCAACAGTTCGCCTACCGCGTTCCTGTCGGTGGTATCGACCAAAGACACGCTATCCTCCGGCAACCCGGCCTCCAATAATCCAGCGCGTATGATCGCGGCAATGGCGCGATTCGAGTGAATGGCTTCGCTGCCGCCACGCAGTATGCAGGCGTTGCCCGATTTAAGGCAAAGCGCCGCCGCGTCGGCGGTCACATTCGGGCGCGATTCGTAAATGATGCCGATCACGCCGAGCGGAACGCGCATGCGTCCGACCTGTATGCCCGACGGACGGTAGGTCAAACCGCTTATCTCGCCGACCGGGTCGGGTAAGGCCGCAACTTCCCGTAAACCGTCAGCCATGGCCTTTATGCGTTTTTCGTTCAGTTCCAGACGCTCGACTGCCGCGGCATCCAGCCTTCTTTCGCACGCCGCGGCGACATCGGCCCGATTGGCAGCAATGATGTCCGCCTGCGCTTTTTCCAGTCGCCCGGCTATAGTTTCCAGCGCCAGGTTTTTTTGTGCGGTCTGCGCCCCTACCAGCCTGCGCGCCGCAATTCCTGCCCGCTCGCCCAAGCGTAAAATAACTGAAGATACCGTATCGTTCATATGAGTAAATCCGTCGGTTGTAATAGCGATTGCGGCATACCGGCCAGCGCAAGACTGATGTCCTGCAACGCATCCCAGACATTGCCGTTCGCCATGCCCTTGATCATGCGGTCCGCCCGCGCTGAAGACAGCATCAGTGTCTGCCTGTGCATGCTGTCGCTGCGTTGCAACGCCTTGATCAGAGCCGTTTTACGCGGATTCCATATCCGCAGGCGATTGCAGACGCTTTCCACGTTTTCACCTTGCGCGCTTGCCCGGCCCAGTTCGTCCAGCGCACGGATTTCACGCGTCAGCGCCCACAGCACGACGGGTCCGGCAACCCCTTCCGCGCGCAGACCGAAAAGAATTCGGCTGATACGCGCGACGCTGCCGGTCAGTGCGGCATCGGTCAAATCGTAGATATCGTAACGCGCGCTGTCGGCAATCGCCCGACGCATCATGTCGTCGTCGATACGCGTTGCGCCATACAGTATGAAAAGTTTTTGCAGCTCTTGATCGGCCGCCAGCAGGTTGCCTTCTATGCGCGCAGCCAGTATCGATAAACCGGATCGGTCCGCCAGCATCTGGTAATGACTCATACGATGCTCCAGCCAGCTCATCAGCTCCTTTCCATGCAACGCCCAGACTTGCACAAAAACGCCTTTGGGCTCCAAAGCTGCAAACCATGCCGATTTTTTTAAATCGTCGTTGCTTAAACGCGGCAGCGTCAGCAGCAGCAAAGTATCTTCCGGGATTTGCGCTGCATAGTTGACCAGCATTTGACTCGCTTCCTTATCCGGTTTGGCGTTGAAGCGCACATCAAGAATGCGTTTATCGCCAAACAGTGAATAGCTTTCGCTCGCGACGGCAAATCCTGACCACTTGAACCCCGTTTCCACGGAAAAAATCTCGCGGTTGGAATAGCCTTGCGCGCTGGCGGCGGCGCGCACCGCATCCATGGCTTCTCCCAATTGGAACGGCTCGTCGCCTGCCGCCAGATAAACCGGATACAGGGTCTTCGACAAACCGGCTTTCAACTGTTCCAGATTCAGTTTCACTGGGGTTGCGCCGGTGGTTGTGTCGGTTGTGATTTCTTGCGATCCAGCGCGTTGATGGTTTGACGTATCAACAACTGTGCCGCCTCCACGCGCATTTCCTGCTGAATCACGCCTTCTTCCTGGGCTTGCGAAAGTGGCGATGTTTGCGAGTTATAGTAGTCTCTCACGACTTCCAGATCCCGTTGCGGCACCAGTATTTCACCGGATTTAGACCGTATATCATACACCACGCGATAACTTAACTCGTACATGGTTGTTTGTCCGAACTGGCTCAATGTCATGCCGCGTCTGTTAGCGACGGCGCGATGTATATGTATCACGCCGTCCGCTTTAGCCAGATTGGCAGTAACCTGACCGCCAGCCGTAGCCGTCACTTTTGTAATATCCAATACCAACGGATCGGAGTAAGGCATGCCTTCGACATAAAAGCTTTGTGTCGAGTTCAGCCCGGCATTACGCAGGTGAAATCCGCAGGATGCCCCGGCAACTGCGATGAGGAGTAATAGCACAGGAGAACTGAAACGCATAGGATATTCAAACCACCACATTAATTAGCTTGCCTGGCACAACGATTATTTTTTTTGCGGGCTTTCCCTCCATGAAGCGTTGCACCGTTTCATCGGCCAAAACAGCCGCTTCGATCTCTTCGCGGACGGCTGTTGCGGACACTACGACCTGCCCTCGCAATTTGCCGTTTACCTGCACCATCAATTGCCGGGTAGCGGATTGCAACGCCGCTTCCGAAACCTCCGGCCACACGGCCTGCAATATGGATTCGCCGTAGCCTAGCTGTATCCACAAGGCATGGCAGATATGCGGCGTAATTGGCGACAGCAAACGCAGCAATATGCCGATGCCCTCGACATACAGCGCTTCCGAATAACCCCGGTTGCTGCCAAGCCCGGCTCTCAACGCGGTATTTTCCAGCGCGTTAAGCAGTTTCATCGCCGCGGAAACCACAGTATTGAACTGATATTTGGCAAAATCGTGGCGCGCCTGCTGCAAAACCTGATGAATCTCGCGCCTTACCTGCTTTGCTATCTCGTCATCGGACATCGCGCTCCAATCCGCCGCCGTCTCATGTGTCGACATGATCACCGGAGCCAATTCCGCGCAGAAGCGCCATAAACGTTTTAAAAACCTTGACGCGCCTTCAACGCCGCTGTCGGACCACTCCAGCGATTGTTCCGGCGGAGCGGCGAACATCATAAACAAGCGCACGGTATCCGCGCCGTATTTTTCTATCAGCTCCTGCGGATCGACGGTATTACCCTTGGACTTGGACATTTTACTGCCGTCCTTGAGCACCATGCCCTGGGTGAGCAGATTGGCGAACGGCTCGTCGTTGACCAGAAAACCTTCATCGCGCAGCAATTTGTTATAAAAACGCGCATACAGCAAATGCAGAATGGCGTGTTCGATACCGCCGACATACTGGTCGACCGGCAACCAGTAACGCGCGCGCTCGTCCAGCATTGCCTGGGTATTGTCGAAGGATGCGTAGCGCGCGAAATACCAGGACGACTCCATGAAGGTATCGAACGTATCCGTCTCGCGGCGCGCAGGCTTGCCGCAGCGCGGGCAGTCCACATGAATAAAGCCGGGCATCTGCGACAACGGAAAACCGGCGCCGCTGATTTCGATATCGCGCGGCAGTTCGACCGGAAGCTGATCGTCAGGGACCGGCACGGTGCCGCAGTCGTCGCAATAAATAACCGGTATCGGCGCGCCCCAGTAACGCTGGCGCGAAACCCCCCAGTCGCGCAGGCGGAAGTTGGCCTGTTTGTCGCCCAAGTTTTTGGCCTTGAGGTCGGCGGCAATTGCGTCTACTGCGTCTTGCGGATTAAGTCCGTTATATTTACCGCTGTTTACTAAAATCATGAACTCATGTTTAGCTGCGTACCAAGCTTGCCAGCGCTTCTGATCAAAAGGCGTATCGACTACTCCGCTACCCGTTCCATCTCCATAGCCTGCTCCACACGCATGACCACCACCATATCCAGAACCATCACCAAAGCCTTCGGAGATATCGGGGCCGAAGCCCAAAGTTCTGCTATTTAAAACCTGAATAATCGGCAAATCGTACTTTTGGGCAAAGTGAAAATCGCGCTCGTCATGCGCCGGCACCGCCATCACCGCGCCTTCGCCGTAGCTCATCAGCACATAATTGCCGACCCATACCGGCACCGCTTCGCCGGTCAGCGGATGCGTCACGGAAATCCCGGTGGACATGCCCTTCTTTTCCATGGTCGCCATGTCGGCTTCGGCGGTGCCGCTTTGCTCGCATTCCAGGATAAAAGTTGCCAGTTCCGGGTTGTTTCGAGCCGCATAAGCCGCCAACGGGTGTTCGGGCGCAACCGCGCAGAACGTGACGCCCATCAAGGTATCGGCGCGCGTGGTATACACCCATAAAAGTTCCTGTTTCCCTTCCAGCTGGTAGGGAAACGCAAAACGCACGCCGTAGCTTTTGCCGATCCAGTTGACCTGCATGGTGCGCACCTGTTCCGGCCAGCCCGGCAACTTTTCCAGGCCGGCCAGCAGTTCGTCGGCATATTCGGTAATTTTCAAAAACCACTGCGAAATTTCCTTGCGCACCACGGCGGTATCGCAACGCCAGCAACAGCCGTCGATGACCTGTTCGTTGGCGAGTACGGTCAGATCATGCGGACACCAGTTTACAGGCGAGGTTTTTTTGTAAACCAGCCCCTTCTCCAGCAGGCGCAAAAAAAACCATTGCTCCCAGCGGTAATACTCCGGGGTGCAGGTGGCCAGTTCGCGCGACCAGTCATAGCCGAAACCCAGCCGCTTGAGCTGATCGCGCATATAGGCGATGTTTTCGTGAGTCCAGTCGGCGGGGTGAACGCCTTTTTGCATCGCGGCGTTTTCCGCAGGCAGTCCGAAAGCATCCCAGCCCATCGGCTGCAATACGTTTTTACCCTGCATACGCTGAAAGCGGCTGATTACATCACCTATGGTGTAATTGCGCACATGGCCCATGTGCAAACGGCCGCTGGGATAGGGAAACATCGACAGACAATAATACTTTTCCCGTGCCGGGTCTTCTATTGCACGAAAAACCGCCTGATCCTGCCAGGCCTGTTGAATGGCTGCTTCGAGTTGCTGGGGTTGATAAGTGGTTTCCATGCGCTGGGATATGCAAGCTAAAAGGATTAGAATACAGCAGCACGGCGCAAATCGAAAGTAAAGCGCCCTGTGAGGCCGAGTTACTTTACGATTCCGATTATCCCGCAACGACGGGAAGGAGCGAGCCAGACCATGCGCAGAGTCATTTTCAACCAGAAAGGCGGTGTAGGTAAATCAACGATTACCTGCAATCTGGCCGCCATCAGCGCCATCGACGATAAAAAAACCCTGGTGGTCGATCTCGATGTTCAGGGCAACTCCACGCACTATCTGCTTGGAAAAAAAATCACCGACCCCGATCAGACCCTGGCCTATTTTTTTAAAGAGGTGCTGAACATGAATCTGTTCGGCAAGGGCGACGATACCGCCCTGCTCGAAGGCGTTATCCACAGCACACCGTTTCCCAATCTCTATGTGCTGCCCTCGCACCCTGAGCTGGAACCCCTGCAAAGCCGCCTCGACGCCCGCTACAAAATCTACAAGCTGCGCGAAGCGCTCAGCAACCTGCAAGGCTTCGACCATATTTACATCGATACGCCGCCGGTACTCAATTTTTACAGCCGCTCGGGCCTGATTGCCGCCGAGCAATGTTTGATTCCGTTCGATTGCGATGCGTTTTCCCAGGAAGCGTTATACAACCTTCTGGCTACGGTAGCGGAAATCAAGGCCGACCATAACCCGGAGCTGCGTGTCGAAGGTATCGTCGTCAATCAATTCCAGAGCCGCGCCAACCTGCCCGCCAGCCTGGTGCAGCAATTGGTGGAGCAAGGCCATCCGGTTTTAAACAGCAAACTGTCCATCTCCGTAAAAGTCAGGGAGTCGCATACCGCCTCGAAGCCTCTAATTCACTATTTACCGGATCACAAACTGACGGAAGAATTTATCGCATTGCATCAGGAGCTGCACAGTTAGCGGATATGCAAAAGTGAAGAGGAACGCCGCTCCGGGCTCCCCATAAGCGGCAGTCGCATTCATCCCAGCTCAAAAGTGGTGACACCGAACATTTTTTGCAAATCGACACGAGGAGCCTCCTGGCTGTACATACGCGCGGTGGCAAACACCGGCGCCAAACCGTACTTTTCAGCCAGAGAGACTGCCGCAGTACACGCGTCCGGGGTATCTAAAAACACGTTGGCATCGCCGATATCCTTGACCAACCCGAGAAAAAGTTTTTCGGCGATATTCCCATCATCGGCAAATAACGGCCCGATTCTATAGCCGTCAC of Candidatus Methylospira mobilis contains these proteins:
- a CDS encoding FAD-binding oxidoreductase → MSSEKNTKKGKPDSLLNSHINELSLTTRRGFLAAGVAASAAFYMPDGIIAETKPSDNSNKSTGNFTNNMKSLLKNVDVYFPGDENYSLFLKSLFSAEAAHNKPSAIVCPKKHEDIMQFIKIAAENTLRFTVCGEGLSSLSVQTDMLCLALNVHYNKVAVVKINGGVFVKVQGGSKAGDILAHLNTYGYHIPVGVSPLPGLGLIMRGGIGYLSRSEGLTCDYISQVNFITARGDNFLLDAHCIQKELWNAVRGAAPRFGIVSEVYLSVVPGTKVALSRLVADTGALKNWLEYSDKLQEGISASLVLGSDSAQYMSPVLYGCLVHQGSDEKAVAELSLVQKSITGDVKSTLLEDAHRVDYTEIPAFDVPLRDSGEFGDDAIPIVKSYLIKNSIIKNMSAVLLDALRTAPNQFCRIDLQHIGGKVRRIKNGSVFCGRDADWNIVVTGFYYTHSSPTEAAQAIAWVKNIMDQIKTAVISVYSVEIKNNTPETKDELEMAFQDKLKFLHRLSKKHDPLNLLSSYPL
- a CDS encoding surface-adhesin E family protein; this encodes MMRYFAAALMMFFTSVADAEWYVMSNVSDDGYTYYLDPATIEKNDNISRVWELVDYFEIQSQDNDKFISEKILRVYDCDADKSSIESITQYAGRMAGGKIVWSNTYRDPIWRTVVKDSLGESLLSIACRR
- a CDS encoding citrate synthase, giving the protein MNKTAKLDIDGHIYELPLIEGTEGEKALDVGRLRAQSGYITLDPAFANTGACQSAISFIDGELGTLRYRGIDIAELCEKSTFMEVSYLLIYGHLPGEEEYTRFKEKVHHHSLIHEDMKSFFTSYPGHAHPMAILSAMVCSLSVYHPELLQPEQSDEDRDQTITHLLSKVRVLAAFAYKRSVGEAFVYTRPELDYLSNFMHMMFTTPMRPFEPDEVIRKALDVLFILHADHEQNCSTSTVRMVGSSKANLFAALSAGICALWGPLHGGANQAVIEMLESIHASGSGTKRYVDMAKDKGNHFKLMGFGHRVYKKYDPRAAIIKKYCDQVLNHLGIDNPILEIAKELEEAALTDDYFIERQLYPNVDFYSGIIYRALKIPTNMFTVMFALGRLPGWIAHWKELVEDPGMKIARPRQIYTGSREQQYLPIDER
- a CDS encoding MFS transporter → MNHQTTVHQDKVAQIAARIERLPVSGFHRRFITLVSLGGWFDFYDIFMMAYLGAALKNSGFLNIQQFSLMISSGFLGMFAGSVLFGIGSDRFGRRTSFMFMLLIYSVFTLLGAFSHNAWELIALRFLAGLGIGAELVVIDSYVTEIIPGRLRGRYVAITQVVGFTAIPVVAGLSSLLIPTNWLLDGWRWVMVTGSAGAVLVWYLRRNLPESPRWCASTGRYEQAERIMRQIEQDVEREMDSPLPSPSATQISTRQSATPVQASIKTLWSRPYRKRTLVLTVFHCLQTVGIYGFANWAPMFMLTQGHSLEQSLDYGFWIALVSPLGPILCVLTTERIERKYALVILPLLMALSGITFPYAQSGLQIILTGAAITFFSYWFSAVLHAYQAEVFPTPIRATGVGFTYSISRLSVIASTSIITVLLQYGIMFVFAFIAACMMLIALLIGLFGERTNARLLEAVSN
- a CDS encoding glutamate-5-semialdehyde dehydrogenase is translated as MNDTVSSVILRLGERAGIAARRLVGAQTAQKNLALETIAGRLEKAQADIIAANRADVAAACERRLDAAAVERLELNEKRIKAMADGLREVAALPDPVGEISGLTYRPSGIQVGRMRVPLGVIGIIYESRPNVTADAAALCLKSGNACILRGGSEAIHSNRAIAAIIRAGLLEAGLPEDSVSLVDTTDRNAVGELLRLDKYIDVIVPRGGKSLIERIMAESRIPVIKHLDGICHVYIDDKADIDKALSIALNAKTQRYGVCNAMETLLIAEGIAAAVLPPLAEQLRAKGVELRGCEQTRSLLSGCMAATEEDWATEYLAPILAIRIVNDIEEAMAHIQLYGSHHTDAIVTEDYSRARRFLREVDSSSVMVNASTRFADGFEYGLGAEIGISTDKLHARGPVGLEGLTTQKFIVLGDGQVRA
- the holA gene encoding DNA polymerase III subunit delta, with product MKLNLEQLKAGLSKTLYPVYLAAGDEPFQLGEAMDAVRAAASAQGYSNREIFSVETGFKWSGFAVASESYSLFGDKRILDVRFNAKPDKEASQMLVNYAAQIPEDTLLLLTLPRLSNDDLKKSAWFAALEPKGVFVQVWALHGKELMSWLEHRMSHYQMLADRSGLSILAARIEGNLLAADQELQKLFILYGATRIDDDMMRRAIADSARYDIYDLTDAALTGSVARISRILFGLRAEGVAGPVVLWALTREIRALDELGRASAQGENVESVCNRLRIWNPRKTALIKALQRSDSMHRQTLMLSSARADRMIKGMANGNVWDALQDISLALAGMPQSLLQPTDLLI
- a CDS encoding LPS-assembly lipoprotein LptE, with the protein product MRFSSPVLLLLIAVAGASCGFHLRNAGLNSTQSFYVEGMPYSDPLVLDITKVTATAGGQVTANLAKADGVIHIHRAVANRRGMTLSQFGQTTMYELSYRVVYDIRSKSGEILVPQRDLEVVRDYYNSQTSPLSQAQEEGVIQQEMRVEAAQLLIRQTINALDRKKSQPTQPPAQPQ
- the leuS gene encoding leucine--tRNA ligase gives rise to the protein METTYQPQQLEAAIQQAWQDQAVFRAIEDPAREKYYCLSMFPYPSGRLHMGHVRNYTIGDVISRFQRMQGKNVLQPMGWDAFGLPAENAAMQKGVHPADWTHENIAYMRDQLKRLGFGYDWSRELATCTPEYYRWEQWFFLRLLEKGLVYKKTSPVNWCPHDLTVLANEQVIDGCCWRCDTAVVRKEISQWFLKITEYADELLAGLEKLPGWPEQVRTMQVNWIGKSYGVRFAFPYQLEGKQELLWVYTTRADTLMGVTFCAVAPEHPLAAYAARNNPELATFILECEQSGTAEADMATMEKKGMSTGISVTHPLTGEAVPVWVGNYVLMSYGEGAVMAVPAHDERDFHFAQKYDLPIIQVLNSRTLGFGPDISEGFGDGSGYGGGHACGAGYGDGTGSGVVDTPFDQKRWQAWYAAKHEFMILVNSGKYNGLNPQDAVDAIAADLKAKNLGDKQANFRLRDWGVSRQRYWGAPIPVIYCDDCGTVPVPDDQLPVELPRDIEISGAGFPLSQMPGFIHVDCPRCGKPARRETDTFDTFMESSWYFARYASFDNTQAMLDERARYWLPVDQYVGGIEHAILHLLYARFYNKLLRDEGFLVNDEPFANLLTQGMVLKDGSKMSKSKGNTVDPQELIEKYGADTVRLFMMFAAPPEQSLEWSDSGVEGASRFLKRLWRFCAELAPVIMSTHETAADWSAMSDDEIAKQVRREIHQVLQQARHDFAKYQFNTVVSAAMKLLNALENTALRAGLGSNRGYSEALYVEGIGILLRLLSPITPHICHALWIQLGYGESILQAVWPEVSEAALQSATRQLMVQVNGKLRGQVVVSATAVREEIEAAVLADETVQRFMEGKPAKKIIVVPGKLINVVV
- a CDS encoding ParA family protein translates to MRRVIFNQKGGVGKSTITCNLAAISAIDDKKTLVVDLDVQGNSTHYLLGKKITDPDQTLAYFFKEVLNMNLFGKGDDTALLEGVIHSTPFPNLYVLPSHPELEPLQSRLDARYKIYKLREALSNLQGFDHIYIDTPPVLNFYSRSGLIAAEQCLIPFDCDAFSQEALYNLLATVAEIKADHNPELRVEGIVVNQFQSRANLPASLVQQLVEQGHPVLNSKLSISVKVRESHTASKPLIHYLPDHKLTEEFIALHQELHS